One stretch of Chryseobacterium sp. LJ668 DNA includes these proteins:
- the pelA gene encoding pectate lyase — translation MMNLKLTIASFCLVTTAVSAQVKDTLAEKMMVYQLPNGGWGKHTSDKKNVDYSLKLDPKLLKIIKAADNDLATIDNNATSKEINSLIKAYQATKNPDYLKSAEKGIEYLLSMQYPNGGFPQYFPNSAIYRKQVTYNDNAMINVLTILYNISEGKEGFDAVNSPWKEKSKVALQKGIECILKTQIQQNGKLSIWADQYNEVTLKPEKARAFEPMSLATGESVNIVKFLMMQPVTPEIERSIRSAIQWFKESKIEGYTYNVSKESDKAVRTLSKKEGSAVWARFYDIPTNKPVFGDRDGSVKFNYEDVSEERRMGYSWYNESGTKLIEKEYVKWLKKNKISE, via the coding sequence ATGATGAATTTAAAACTTACAATAGCTTCATTCTGCTTGGTAACTACAGCGGTTTCAGCACAGGTCAAAGATACGTTAGCTGAAAAAATGATGGTGTATCAACTTCCGAATGGCGGATGGGGAAAGCATACCAGCGACAAAAAAAACGTTGATTATTCTTTAAAACTTGATCCGAAACTTTTGAAAATAATTAAAGCAGCCGACAACGATTTGGCCACAATTGATAACAATGCAACTTCAAAAGAAATTAATTCGTTAATAAAAGCCTATCAGGCCACAAAAAATCCTGATTATCTGAAATCTGCGGAAAAAGGAATCGAATATTTACTTTCCATGCAGTATCCGAACGGAGGTTTCCCCCAATACTTTCCAAATTCGGCAATTTACAGAAAGCAGGTAACCTACAATGACAATGCGATGATCAATGTACTAACTATTCTTTATAATATCTCAGAAGGTAAAGAAGGTTTTGATGCTGTGAACTCTCCATGGAAGGAAAAGTCTAAAGTTGCTTTACAGAAAGGAATTGAATGCATCCTTAAAACTCAGATTCAGCAAAACGGAAAGTTATCTATATGGGCAGATCAGTACAATGAAGTTACTTTAAAACCTGAAAAAGCCAGGGCTTTTGAACCGATGTCATTAGCTACGGGAGAATCAGTAAATATTGTTAAATTTCTAATGATGCAGCCTGTAACTCCGGAAATTGAAAGATCAATAAGGTCGGCAATACAATGGTTTAAAGAGAGTAAAATTGAAGGCTACACGTATAATGTTTCCAAAGAAAGTGATAAAGCAGTTCGTACTTTAAGTAAAAAAGAAGGCTCGGCAGTTTGGGCAAGATTCTACGATATCCCGACGAATAAACCGGTTTTTGGAGACCGTGACGGAAGCGTTAAATTCAATTATGAAGACGTTTCTGAAGAACGGAGAATGGGATACAGCTGGTATAATGAATCCGGAACAAAACTGATTGAAAAGGAGTATGTAAAATGGCTGAAGAAAAATAAAATTTCTGAGTAA
- the rbfA gene encoding 30S ribosome-binding factor RbfA has product MESNRQRKVAQIIQEDFAELFRKQSAESKQSFLVSVSDVKISPDLGVAKIYLSIFPQEFRASIMKEIELNKAQYRNFLGQKMAKQVRVIPQLNFYLDTALDDVEKIDKALRGEGDNPVL; this is encoded by the coding sequence ATGGAAAGTAACAGACAAAGAAAAGTAGCACAAATTATACAGGAAGATTTCGCAGAACTTTTCCGCAAACAATCTGCTGAAAGCAAACAGAGTTTTTTAGTTTCGGTTTCTGATGTAAAAATATCACCCGATTTGGGGGTTGCAAAAATTTATTTAAGCATTTTTCCTCAGGAATTCAGAGCATCTATCATGAAAGAAATCGAGCTCAACAAAGCTCAGTATAGAAATTTTCTGGGTCAGAAAATGGCAAAGCAGGTCCGTGTGATTCCTCAGCTGAATTTTTACCTCGATACAGCTCTTGATGATGTAGAAAAAATTGATAAAGCACTTAGAGGCGAAGGCGACAATCCTGTACTGTAA
- the mce gene encoding methylmalonyl-CoA epimerase has translation MKLEHIGIAVKTLGLSDELFAKLLGKKSYKNETVEREGVTTSFYSTGESKIELLEATSPESPISKFIEKKGEGIHHLAFGVENIRNEIERLKKEGFQFISEEPKEGADNKLVVFLHPKSTNGVLIELCQEKP, from the coding sequence ATGAAACTAGAACATATCGGGATTGCCGTGAAAACGTTAGGGTTGTCTGATGAGCTTTTTGCCAAGCTTTTAGGAAAAAAATCATATAAAAACGAAACGGTAGAAAGGGAAGGTGTTACTACTTCATTTTACAGTACTGGTGAAAGTAAAATAGAATTGTTAGAGGCTACCAGTCCTGAAAGTCCGATTTCTAAATTCATAGAAAAAAAAGGTGAAGGAATTCATCATTTGGCATTTGGTGTTGAAAATATCAGGAATGAAATTGAAAGATTAAAAAAAGAAGGTTTTCAATTTATCTCCGAGGAGCCTAAAGAAGGTGCTGATAACAAATTAGTTGTCTTTTTACATCCAAAAAGTACCAATGGTGTATTGATAGAACTTTGCCAAGAAAAACCATAA
- a CDS encoding ABC transporter permease — MKNIAFYIASRYLLSRKGSTAVTFITWLAVGAMTVAVAAMFVIISVFSGLEVFNQNLISNLHADLTIKSTSGKTIQDFDKIKGLLKNSKDIEYFSRVIEEKVYLNYNGKGDIGYLRGVDSSYIKVNPIDHTIFYGKYPSFQYSNEVIMEHSLETRLSIPVDTLNNFATVFMPKSGTGIINKEEDIYNKKNILVTGIFPGNDQLNNYIIAPIELSEELLNLPKNSAYQIVLKLKNPDKAESVKKNLLSFLGKGIEIKTKQEENAAFWKMINTEKLFIYLIFALVIFITTFNLAGAIIILQLDKKEQAKSLISLGFPLSHLRKTYFYTGLLIVVLGVVSGLILGTALCLFQLKTELFKAVETLPFPVKIVPENYLIVAATALVFGISISWFFSKISKDYITKS, encoded by the coding sequence TTGAAAAATATTGCATTTTACATAGCTTCACGTTACCTTTTATCAAGAAAAGGAAGCACAGCTGTCACGTTTATTACGTGGTTAGCGGTTGGTGCAATGACGGTAGCTGTAGCGGCAATGTTTGTCATCATCTCTGTATTCTCAGGCCTGGAGGTTTTTAATCAAAATCTAATTTCAAATCTTCATGCCGATTTGACGATCAAAAGCACCTCGGGGAAAACCATTCAAGATTTTGATAAGATCAAAGGTCTGTTAAAAAACAGCAAAGACATTGAATACTTCTCCCGAGTAATTGAGGAAAAAGTATATCTTAATTACAACGGAAAAGGTGATATCGGTTATTTACGGGGCGTTGATTCTTCATACATCAAGGTGAATCCGATTGATCATACGATTTTTTATGGTAAATATCCGAGCTTTCAGTATTCTAACGAGGTCATCATGGAGCATTCTCTTGAGACCCGACTTTCAATTCCTGTAGATACTCTAAATAATTTCGCTACTGTTTTTATGCCTAAATCCGGTACAGGAATTATTAACAAAGAAGAAGATATTTACAATAAAAAAAACATCCTCGTTACCGGAATTTTTCCCGGAAATGACCAGTTAAACAATTATATAATTGCTCCGATCGAACTTTCAGAAGAGCTTTTAAATCTTCCAAAAAATTCTGCGTATCAAATTGTCCTTAAACTAAAAAATCCTGATAAAGCAGAATCAGTAAAGAAAAATCTGCTGTCCTTTCTTGGAAAAGGTATTGAAATAAAAACCAAACAGGAGGAGAATGCAGCGTTCTGGAAGATGATCAATACAGAAAAGCTTTTTATTTATTTAATATTCGCGCTTGTCATTTTTATTACAACATTCAATTTAGCCGGAGCTATTATTATTTTACAGCTCGACAAAAAAGAACAGGCAAAATCTTTGATTTCTCTAGGATTTCCATTAAGCCATTTAAGAAAAACCTATTTTTATACAGGACTCTTAATTGTCGTTCTAGGTGTGGTATCAGGCTTGATTTTAGGAACTGCATTGTGCTTATTCCAACTAAAAACCGAGTTGTTCAAAGCAGTGGAAACCTTACCTTTTCCAGTAAAAATAGTTCCCGAAAATTACCTGATCGTTGCAGCAACAGCATTGGTATTCGGCATCTCAATTTCATGGTTTTTTTCTAAAATCAGTAAAGACTATATTACTAAAAGTTAA